The region GATGTCGCATGTCTACTTCACTTGCCCATTAGGGGTATCTTTtggagtcctcaggatgtgaCTGAAGAGCTAGCTGTTGAACTTGCTGTGGACTACCTAGGAGTGTCACAGAGTCAGGCACAGTCACATGTTCGGAGCTGCAGGGGGTCGTATTACAAGTTGGAGTTGTTATATGATATATTAGTACATCATAGGGCTGCTTccagctgggcatatgcgactagagcatatctattgatgttggtgggttccaccatatttgctgataagacctttacacttgtagaggcacgatacctcctcctgtttagggacttggatggatgttcaggatatagttggggagcagctgcactagttaccctctaccgatatcttggagatgcgtccatgtacagttgcaaacagctaggtggatatcctactctcctacaggtatataatttaattttgttaattaagtgttggattcattttataaaatattgtaacttaatttgttttatttattatgtttttattttgtaacagtgttggattcacgagtattttccaactgttggaaaaagaggggagaattggaaTCCTGCTGGAAACTGTGGTCTTCcccgagcgatgagatggtcATATAGACAGGGAGTCCTGAAGGTCgatgatttacgacctattttggacgagctgacacctaCCGACGTCATCTGGCgaccatttgaggatcatagagcatggcgtgtatttgatgagatatgtctttacaggggctgtttgaagtggggtgaaacagttgttccatacttgcctgatagatgtttacgtcagttcgggtatagacagtatgttccatccccacctctggattgtatgatggcgacggatattgatgttgattggatcaGTTACCATCAGAGTGTTGTCGATGTGATCGGTTCATCTTCCgtggccaccactccatctgagGTAGTAGACggttatctggagtggtattatcgtgtttcccatccacggttggtccctccccatcgtgacGCTCCTAGAGAGGTACCCGTTCCTGTATATGACGCCGGGCCATCTGATCCTgattgggctcgtgtatctacattgattcgtcgctatctgagacaggttaatgctgaagaggaagatccacagttttctgatttatttgaagctttgcatatttctcgttcacattgattatatgtattaagctttgaatataatagacataataatatagatttcatgttttgattacatatttatgttttgattacataatcatgctaatacaggtgtaagtaattgccaatgttgcatacgtcctgcaaatcctagcatccaagtagttgctatatgagaacgaaatttcttccaatctaatgtgaccggtggcaatggaaatccctctttcatgttaacctgataaagtaaaataattaaaagattaagtcatataacataaaatattaactggaataattaaaatatttagaCATAAAAATACatacctgaacccaatgattctggttaacaaaaccaatgcaataaatagagacatttggtgaatgtgaacttgtcatcggaaagaaagtgatgcacggattgcctaaacaaacaagtacaacattataacgattggctatcaagtaacccatatctggtagactcatccatttttcaggtggctgtgaaccaaacgattctatcatcaaagattctctcacagctgacaaccgattagaaaataacttgtcatacaaagttgacctatccttgtctattaattccaaccccaactctctgcgaaccattgaccaaccatcctcaccatatccatgcaatgatgcaatgactctaaatccacaattaccatctgattcaacattaactacatcttcaatgtatgacctaatatgattaggaaattgaacaatgaattgtggttgcttctttgataatttgatcttcttcgaagtctgtgatggttgagattgcctttgtgaagattgagatgccttatcaacatactcatgatacgaagggtccctataaacatcataatctgctggttttttccctttcttcttcactcctcctttggtttttattttctCAGGTGGTGGACACAATGTTGTCATTGTTGGGTATGCTAGTTCATATACCCTACTCCTTAATGCCCTTTTCCCAACaacatctaatgacctaaatcgtctccacaactcatccattgcagctgtcatatccacctctgatccatcatcttcacctttctctaactcaacttccatagttagtttcctccaatgaacatgaacagcatcaatgggtatcggtataccacctactctgtatcttcctaactcacaagcacaaggtaacccataagatgttctaagagtacaaccacatatttgcctgttagttccaacataatcaactctcaataactcttcagcaatacgtctcaaagcagctcgagatacggaaccacgcaaataaccataaaagggacttacgtgcgcgttctcaacttcgtaaaaactcttttgaaatgaagctctaatgtttcccagttgtaacctcaagttgttattcatggcttcccaacatttgaccatgtcacctatactgtttccttacatctgctttaacttccaatgagcagattcaaccctaaaaatatcagatataaaaaataccattagatattgaaaatattaagtattaaaaatatcagatattgaaaataacacatcaaaaaacataaaaaaaaatcaaatataaaattataagacgtaccgattagtcgttgtgttacccaaatgtaggactcgattaatccatgctccaacaaatctatgcctatgtggagtcaaccatgtgtctttcacataattaataaatccactataatcaacacatgcttgctcaagttgatgcaaccgctggccatactcaacctcatcactagcccagacaacttccatccataatgtgtctatcgtcttttgcaggtcattcaccacatgttgtttgcatttggcaccaacgtttttgttaatgttaaatctacatagcaaattaatcgagttgggaaacacaacttcaattgctttcatcaaagcaagatctctatctgtcaaaatcacttgtggacacatgtctttcttcacaaacaactcttttaatttctccaatacccagcaaaaattctctgtttgctcagactccatatatgcaaatccaacagcaaaagtcaactcagtcgatgtcatgccaacaatttcaaacaaaggttgtctatatttgtttgtcttgtaggtgctatccataactaacacaatcggaaatatattcaacaacttcactgaatcaggatgtgcccaaaatatctctctcaccacttccgagtcatccttttttctactccaatacacatatcctgcatcctcaataagcttaaacagatgttgtatctcactccttggacctcttatctctttttctatcacactcttatgcttgtatacttgcgtaatacgagtgacattctcaggaaacttgtcttgcaaggaaagcaaaatgtttctaggtgctacatgtctctttgccaaatcagcgacatgttgcttctcatctgtggtcaacctaccaataaacgaatgaccttctaatctatcaggtaaaccatgattatgtaacccacattttacatcaatcttccaaccagatccatctttcgccggagtcgacctgattttaaatggacatccacatttcttggacgcactttgggtaccactatcactaatcttgtgtttcccacctttatcacagccaaatattattttgttacttctccctctcttccccgttttagtatctgaacgactgataataacagttactttattgtcgattccaacctctttaatccatctgataacctcttctcgtgtaccaaatctttccgtcgtcataaacgcatcagtagtatctacacatattttgggaagattttccatttctgtaaaaaaaaaaaaaaaaaattaaaaaaaaaaaaaaaaaaaaaaaaaaaaaaacacgTACCGGAAGACTTAAAGAAAGacttccggtacacaaaaaaaGTAAACCGGAACTCTTctccaaagagttccggtatgcaaattttttttgaaatttttttatgtgaaccggaactctttccttaagtgttccggtttgtttttttttgtgttcCGGAAGTCTTCCCATAAGTCTTCCGGTTTGCaaaaatacataccggaagtctttttgcaagtgttccggtgcgaggggtgtgaaa is a window of Lathyrus oleraceus cultivar Zhongwan6 chromosome 6, CAAS_Psat_ZW6_1.0, whole genome shotgun sequence DNA encoding:
- the LOC127097786 gene encoding protein MAIN-LIKE 1, with translation MVRRRGADGRIPVRTLDRGASSSAAAAEPTGYPGGPYDTSLLVKYEHHVARHIWFGEERGPKKELKVAGHGLKLNSRVPLALPPQMESWVSRSGLASLQRTSLNKIDTNLVSAFVERWHLETSSFHMPFGEMSITLDDVACLLHLPIRGIFWSPQDVTEELAVELAVDYLGVSQSQAQSHVRSCRGSYYKLELLYDILVHHRAASSWAYATRAYLLMLVGSTIFADKTFTLVEARYLLLFRDLDGCSGYSWGAAALVTLYRYLGDASMYSCKQLGGYPTLLQCWIHEYFPTVGKRGENWNPAGNCGLPRAMRWSYRQGVLKVDDLRPILDELTPTDVIWRPFEDHRAWRVFDEICLYRGCLKWGETVVPYLPDRCLRQFGYRQYVPSPPLDCMMATDIDVDWISYHQSVVDVIGSSSVATTPSEVVDGYLEWYYRVSHPRLVPPHRDAPREVPVPVYDAGPSDPDWARVSTLIRRYLRQVNAEEEDPQFSDLFEALHISRSH